The following is a genomic window from Rutidosis leptorrhynchoides isolate AG116_Rl617_1_P2 chromosome 8, CSIRO_AGI_Rlap_v1, whole genome shotgun sequence.
GTACCTAATTCTTACCTGAGACTAAGGAGATACACTGACAGATAAAATACAATAAAGTTGTAACTTTTTGGGTATTCTGTAAAAAATAGAAAAACTATAAGTAAAAAACCTAACTTTGATTCCATTTTGCTCAAAGAAAAAACACAGTTAACTAATCTTGCATATACACAAACACAAGCATGTTCAGAGCTTGATTCCTATCTTGCCTAAaaaacatatgaaacaaaacaatcTACATTAAACCTGCTGACTGATAAAAACACAGAAGTAACCGTTCAAGTTAGTCCATTAACAATTATCAATAAGAACACCAGATCTTTTCTATGATAGCCTTCGCTTAGCTGGCCTACCACGTGGTTTCTTCACCACCACCGCCACATCAGCATCACTATCATATTCGACAGGTGACTCACGTGTCTGCGTTCTCTTCCTCCTCTTAAAAGCTTTAGCCAGCAACATTTTGCCTGGAGGCCTTTTGTTCTTGACGACTTTTGTTAGATGAAATATACCTTGAGTAGTTCTGATGTACTTAACTACACATTCATCTCCTACTGATAGCTTATTACTTTTCATGAATTGAGGCCATCCAGATGACGCGTAGTACCTTTTCTTATGATACGCTGTCGACTTAATTGTTTTCGAAAACAAACGCAATGGAAGATTTTCTCCTTTAAGACCCTTCACCGTTATACATTTTCCAGCTTCTATCCCTGGCAACCTCATAATTTTCTCTGGAATCctctatttaaataataataattaaaacatcCAAAAACGTTACATCATAATTAAGGGCAAGTCTTAAAATGATTAGTTATTTTCTTAAAAAATTGCAACTTTCTGTTGGGGTTCAAACCAGTGGTGGATCCAAGAATTCTGAACAGGGGCAATTTTGTTTTTGATGAAAAGTGGTTTAAAAAAGACCTTAAAGAACATCGTTAGACCTTCAATAACCATTTCATAAACAATATACAGAATAATTTTAaggttatattttattttattagttcTTACATTATAATACATCAAAATAAATAAGTTAACAAATGGTTTATCGTTATTGTGTAAATGAATTTTTCCAACAAAAGATATGGATGTGGAGAATAAACAAAACAAAGAGGCAATAGTAGACAACTAGAAGTATGACTTTCTTGAATCAAAATATATAAGTTTGTGGGCTTAATATGTCACATTGTTTATTCACAAGTGCATTTTGAAAAAAAAGTACAACTATGTTTTTGTAGACTTGGAGGTGTACGTCATCTTCAAAAAACCCACAGACTCCATTAAAACACAGTAAATAGCAAGAGCTTAACTTCTTTTATATAACTTGAATACTCATTTTGGGGTAAATGACCCCCTTGCCCCTTCTTGAATCCACCACTGGttcaaaccaaagtcccacattggAAACTGATTGAAACAAATTATATGTAGTAGGACATGTTGTTGGGTTAAAGCGATTAATCATAAAACTTTCTTACAGTAATAAATGAATATAATCTTACCCAATGACGTTTATTGGTGATAATAAACTTAGCGTAAGGATAACGTTTATATTTCCTCTCAATATCAATTTCCTCTTCTTTTTCCACATCCACACAAACAAGTTCTTTGGAAGTGAATTTTTCCTTGATGACCTTTATAAGACATAATTTACCTTCGCTTCTTATGTACTTGAACACACATTCATCACCGTACATCAAATTGTTATGTCGTTTAAAACCATACCATCCCGTTGACAAGGCGTAACGTTTTTCCTTCTTATAAGATTTATCCAACCACAACTTCAATTGCTCCTCTTCTCCATTAAGATTTCTCACCGTCATGTTCTTTCCCTCTTGCATTCCGGGCAAACACCCAATCTCCGCTGGAAGTCGCTAATAATACCAACATGCACAAAGTTCATATCATTGACTCATATGACCCAAAACTGACCCGTTAACCCGAAATTGACTCGGAAACCAGTTGACCTGATTAAAATCGGATTATTTGGGTCGAGTCCAGGTTATCAGGTTGAGTCAAGTTGAAATACTCAACACGTTTATTAAACTGGTTCAGGTTTGGGTTGACCACTCTGACCCGTCAAATTTCCCTTTGCTCTTAATGGCCATTCATGAATAAACCAGTTCCTTCAGCCACCCAATTTATATCCATATCCATTATCCATTTTCATTAAAGCAAGGCCAAAATTTTGCTTAATAAGAGACACAAACACGCTTGTCTTTGTGATAACCGAATTGTAAAACACCATTACTTCCTTTTTCAATATAATAACGAAAAAAATGTCAAGTCTAAACTAAGAACATTTAAAAAAATTAAGAAAGAGGTATTATTGGCAAAGTTTTAGGCGGATTTGGCAAAAATGAGAATAGATACAAATTAGGGTTCAGTATAAAGAAATTTATATTTGAGTGGCTTTAATAAACAAAGCACTATAATTTCTTGGTGAACTTTAAAAATATACCATGAACTTAAAAACACATACTTTATTAGTAATAATTTCATATAATCTTACCATGACTTTGAGTCTAGAGATAGCAACTGTAAAGACATGATCACCATCCTCACCATTAATATGACCACCACCATCaacctcatcttcatcatcattattatcatcgtcatcatcatcatcatcatcatcatcatcatcatcatcatcatcatcatcatcatcatcatcatcatcatcatcattcttcataaCATAACAGAGTCAAAAACCAACAAgcaaaatagttattattatttttggttCATTTGGCATCTCATTCTCTACTGATGTGGCGTTTATGTTCATAGGTTTATGGGTGGTACACTTTCAAACATCTTTACTGGTTAGTCTGAGTCATTACTGTGGTGGTTGACATTTAGAAGTCAATTTAATACTACAATTAAAAGGTAAAATGATTTTGTCAATTTTTGTGGCATTGTTGTTAGAGTAATTGGTCTTGATCGTTTTTTAAAGATTGGGATAAAGATTTAGATGTCCTTTAAGATTGTTTGCTGAATACTAAGCTCGGTGTTCCTAATGTAGGGTTGCGAATTAAGGTTTCTATACCAGATCAAACTAAACTAAAGTCTCTGATTGATGATTAAAGTGTTCGATTCCAGATCATGCAATAACATGATAGatacatataaataatattaaaaattatagtaGTATAGTATATCTTACCAATGTACTTTTATGGGCTTTTGAGACAGTTGAGATAAATAAAGgatcactatcatcatcatcatcatcatcatcatcatcatcatcattataactaCCATCATCCTCTTCATCTTCTTTCTCTTTTTCATAATCTTCATctttgaaatcatcatcatcatcatcatcatcatcacaatctataacatcatcatcatcatcatcaatcatacaACTATCATCAACATCAGCACTAACACCAACACAATCAGCATCATGTTCAACCTTAATATTAGGGGGTAAAACTTTCCGACAACCTTCTGGACTATAAATCGACAGTTCAAAAGTGGATGTATCAACAAGACTAAATAACAGTATATCCCCAAAACCCAAATTAATATCTTCAACAACATTACTCCATCCATGGGTAAAACAATAATCATCGCCAATTTTTATAGTCTTTAATTTCCATAAATAGCCTCCATTCGAAGTTGTGATTGTTGCGTCTTCGGGAATTTTGTCGCCCAAATACTTGGTCACAAAATCAGTTCGCAATGGCTGCAATATTCAATAATTTTGTcagcatatgttgttcttgttgtaTATATtatactaaataaaaataaaaacagagAAATTGTGAGTACCAGATGAAGATCAGAAGGAAGTAGTAAAGGTTTGATGAATGATGGAGCTGGAAGAGAAGCCATTCGCAGATTGATTGGGAATTTGTTaaaatcaattatcaattataattatatatagttaaTGAAATGACTCGTAAAATtacgggtttatttaaacgaaacaatttaatgatatgttttatatattaactgAATGTACTAAagttatttattttaatgacccgtttaactatgaaacttgtcgttgtttttacaaatatatagagacatgtattttcgaatacatatgtaacgtaattaattttgtaaaaataatccatatttgaatattaataataaaataattataattataattataattattaattataattattatattaaaagtaaataataataatcaaattcgcTCAAAGTTAAGtatgtatatttttaataataataataataataattagtaataataaatatcttttaaatttttttggaaaattaaaatacaattattatattaaGGAGAGATtggtatttccttttataaaagattttatattattttttaaattaaattaatataaaattatgacatcatcattatgaaaattaaaggataattagtttaatgatgacatcattattttaaagttttatatcattatatatattttatttaagccCTTCAAATAAAATATGAAAGGTGATGTCTGACCTCTATTTTTAT
Proteins encoded in this region:
- the LOC139865026 gene encoding uncharacterized protein, whose amino-acid sequence is MASLPAPSFIKPLLLPSDLHLPLRTDFVTKYLGDKIPEDATITTSNGGYLWKLKTIKIGDDYCFTHGWSNVVEDINLGFGDILLFSLVDTSTFELSIYSPEGCRKVLPPNIKVEHDADCVGVSADVDDSCMIDDDDDDVIDCDDDDDDDDDFKDEDYEKEKEDEEDDGSYNDDDDDDDDDDDDSDPLFISTVSKAHKSTLVRYTILL
- the LOC139865024 gene encoding uncharacterized protein isoform X2 — protein: MASLPAPSFIKPLLLPSEPHLPLRTDFVTKYLGNKIHEDAIITTSNGGYLWTLKIIKIGDDYCFTHGWSNVVEEIKLGFGDILLFSLVDTSTFELSIYSPEGCRKVLPPKIKVEHDADCVGVSADVDDSCMIDDDVIDCDDDVIDCDDDDDDVIDYDDDDDDDDADAYFEDEDYEKEKEDEEDDGSYDDDDDDDDSDPFFISTASKAHKSTLNDDDDDDDDDDDDDDDDDDDDDDDDDDDNNDDEDEVDGGGHINGEDGDHVFTVAISRLKVMRLPAEIGCLPGMQEGKNMTVRNLNGEEEQLKLWLDKSYKKEKRYALSTGWYGFKRHNNLMYGDECVFKYIRSEGKLCLIKVIKEKFTSKELVCVDVEKEEEIDIERKYKRYPYAKFIITNKRHWRIPEKIMRLPGIEAGKCITVKGLKGENLPLRLFSKTIKSTAYHKKRYYASSGWPQFMKSNKLSVGDECVVKYIRTTQGIFHLTKVVKNKRPPGKMLLAKAFKRRKRTQTRESPVEYDSDADVAVVVKKPRGRPAKRRLS